The following are encoded together in the bacterium genome:
- a CDS encoding dihydroneopterin aldolase: MSVLEFEAARLHVRLGCSEDERRIPQDVDLGIRIRFAQPPSACETDALKDTVCYAELIELASDIAARREFQTIERLARELYVRIRPMLPADAELWLKVTKVHPPVAGLTGGVSFSLGDPESDSFRASP; this comes from the coding sequence ATGAGTGTTCTGGAATTCGAAGCCGCCCGATTGCACGTGCGCCTCGGTTGCAGCGAGGATGAACGGCGGATTCCACAGGACGTGGATCTGGGGATTCGCATCCGATTCGCCCAGCCCCCGTCCGCCTGCGAGACCGACGCGCTCAAGGACACCGTCTGTTATGCAGAATTGATCGAACTCGCGAGCGACATTGCTGCGCGTCGGGAGTTCCAGACCATCGAGCGACTCGCCCGCGAGCTCTATGTGCGAATCCGGCCCATGCTTCCCGCCGACGCCGAACTTTGGCTCAAGGTGACCAAGGTGCATCCCCCAGTGGCGGGTTTGACAGGGGGCGTGAGCTTCAGCCTCGGAGACCCCGAAAGCGACAGTTTTCGAGCGTCTCCTTAA